A region of Thiofilum sp. DNA encodes the following proteins:
- a CDS encoding transposase yields the protein MDLSDGLRDSLKAHLSWGKPRLDCFVGMLHTLLSARQMNLALLAVHIDSDTDIGSRYRRMQRFFSQVFFNYNDIAHFLMGMFAFSGQQYYLTLDRTNWKWGKSNLNLLTLAVVYQGAAIPVYWMVLNKRGNSNQRERIALLQRFISQFGRNNILGVLADREFIGGQWWKWLSSKEIPYLIRIKGNQLMTDKHKKRRMSARCLPTSSRVNGAFSVTVATLAGNGFGSVAQSCPVVSC from the coding sequence ATGGATCTGAGCGATGGACTACGTGACAGTTTAAAAGCCCACTTGAGTTGGGGCAAGCCCCGTTTGGATTGTTTTGTGGGAATGCTGCATACTTTGCTGAGTGCGCGACAAATGAATTTGGCGTTGTTGGCGGTACACATAGATTCTGACACCGACATTGGTTCCCGCTATCGACGGATGCAACGCTTTTTTAGCCAAGTGTTCTTTAATTACAATGACATTGCCCATTTTCTTATGGGAATGTTCGCCTTTAGTGGTCAACAATACTACCTCACACTCGACAGAACCAACTGGAAATGGGGCAAATCCAACCTCAATCTCCTGACTTTGGCGGTTGTTTACCAAGGTGCGGCTATCCCCGTTTACTGGATGGTGTTGAACAAACGCGGTAATTCTAACCAACGTGAACGTATTGCCCTGCTGCAACGATTTATCAGCCAATTCGGGCGCAACAACATCTTGGGTGTGTTGGCTGACCGTGAGTTTATTGGTGGTCAATGGTGGAAGTGGTTGTCTTCCAAAGAGATTCCCTACTTGATTCGTATCAAGGGTAATCAGTTGATGACCGACAAACACAAAAAGAGGCGCATGTCCGCTCGCTGTTTGCCAACCTCAAGCCGGGTAAACGGCGCGTTCTCCGTCACCGTCGCGACGTTAGCGGGGAATGGGTTTGGCTCAGTGGCTCAAAGCTGCCCAGTGGTGAGTTGTTGA
- a CDS encoding N-6 DNA methylase produces the protein MSADKLIDFVNNTLFPGLQSVNPNIGKKEKVIHTVFSESHNYMKSGQLMQEVIEKLDEAIDFHDFRTRANLGDVYEQILNDLRGAGNAGEFYTPRAITQFMVQMVNPRLDKREKVLDPACGTGGFLTATIDHFNHQITDKSGTEDKKAIEELIFGFEKKPLPHLLCTTNLLLHGIDAPSQIEHRNTLARAWNDWSKAEKMDCIVTNPPFGGYEEDAVGGTYPADLRTRETADMFMALIVKKLLKDDGGRAAVVLPDGFMFGDGIKGKLKEKLLKECKLHTIVRLPKGVFAPYTTIKTNLLFFTRRTPETDDDADQDASFATDTIWFYEHPYPPGYKSYSKTKPIRLEEFDAEKAWWGTEDNDFADREETELAWKFDFKTLQAEKWAEAKPHWEKAADLNNQASALENEAKDLRKSLVGSTDTDYRKQIGTQIEELRVKAEPLRLKARDAQAAGDRIYWPIFNLDQKNPNTPEEESHDPDVLLDKYKKLLGEIEETENTLKSELAAALAHHFVEEEAA, from the coding sequence ATGTCTGCCGATAAATTGATCGACTTTGTGAACAATACTCTGTTTCCGGGCTTGCAGAGTGTAAACCCCAATATTGGCAAAAAAGAGAAGGTTATCCATACGGTTTTCAGTGAATCCCACAACTACATGAAATCCGGGCAGTTGATGCAGGAAGTGATCGAGAAGCTGGATGAGGCCATCGACTTTCACGACTTCAGAACCCGTGCCAATCTGGGTGATGTGTACGAGCAAATACTCAATGACCTGCGCGGGGCGGGGAATGCGGGTGAGTTTTATACGCCAAGGGCGATTACCCAGTTCATGGTGCAGATGGTCAACCCACGGCTGGACAAGAGGGAAAAAGTGCTTGATCCGGCGTGCGGTACGGGTGGCTTTTTGACGGCAACGATTGACCATTTCAACCATCAAATCACCGACAAATCCGGCACAGAAGATAAAAAGGCGATTGAGGAACTCATTTTCGGCTTTGAAAAGAAACCGCTGCCGCATCTGCTGTGCACCACCAATTTGCTGTTGCATGGCATTGATGCGCCCAGCCAGATTGAGCACCGCAATACGCTTGCCCGCGCGTGGAATGACTGGAGCAAAGCGGAAAAGATGGATTGCATCGTCACTAACCCGCCGTTTGGTGGCTATGAAGAGGATGCGGTTGGCGGCACTTATCCGGCTGACCTGCGCACCCGTGAAACTGCCGATATGTTCATGGCGCTGATCGTCAAAAAACTGCTGAAAGATGACGGTGGGCGGGCTGCGGTGGTGTTGCCGGATGGCTTCATGTTTGGTGATGGCATCAAGGGCAAGCTGAAAGAAAAGCTGCTGAAAGAGTGCAAGCTGCATACCATCGTGCGTTTGCCCAAAGGCGTATTTGCGCCCTATACCACCATCAAAACCAACCTGTTGTTCTTTACCCGGCGCACGCCTGAAACCGACGATGACGCCGATCAGGATGCAAGTTTCGCCACTGACACTATCTGGTTTTATGAGCATCCATATCCGCCCGGTTACAAAAGCTATTCCAAAACCAAGCCAATCCGGCTGGAAGAGTTCGACGCGGAAAAGGCATGGTGGGGCACGGAAGACAACGACTTTGCCGACCGCGAAGAAACCGAACTGGCGTGGAAGTTTGACTTCAAAACCCTGCAAGCCGAAAAATGGGCGGAAGCCAAACCGCATTGGGAAAAAGCCGCAGATTTGAATAATCAGGCCAGTGCGCTGGAAAACGAAGCCAAAGACTTGCGCAAGAGTCTGGTGGGCAGCACCGATACCGACTACCGCAAGCAAATAGGAACCCAAATCGAAGAACTCAGGGTCAAAGCCGAACCCTTACGCCTGAAAGCGAGGGATGCGCAGGCGGCAGGCGACCGTATCTATTGGCCTATCTTCAACCTTGACCAGAAAAACCCGAACACACCGGAAGAAGAAAGCCACGACCCTGACGTATTGCTCGATAAATACAAAAAACTCCTCGGCGAAATCGAAGAAACCGAAAACACCCTCAAAAGCGAATTAGCCGCAGCACTGGCGCATCACTTCGTAGAAGAGGAAGCCGCCTGA
- a CDS encoding restriction endonuclease subunit S has translation MDAKQFLAEFGHIANAPGGVQRLREMIYQLAVTGLLSQQVEDAESLLQDIELEREKLIKKGKYKRIPKLEKEPLLVARNASIPKTWVWTRLLDIGEISPKNKLDDEEEKIADFIPMSGISELHKAILVSEIRRWDEIKKGYTHFANNDIVVAKITPCFENGKAAVIRGLQSEWGIGAGTTELHVVRLIHEGVLPDYVYIFLRSPYFKVEGEKNMTGTAGQKRLPTEFFATYPFPLPPTEEQSRIVAKVDELMALCDKLEAQQQKKRKLQNKWRQSVLQAVANAESPKELQDSWKRLAGHFSYLFAEAEDVAELRNLVMDLGVSGRLTCLDSSDTPVSDLLEMIKSAKRNSIQKGEIKALKPVVGEVLGESFVPAHWSQIVLDDALAMIDSGWSPKCMDKPKNDDDNWGILKTTAVQKLQFISHENKQLPVSLKPKPQYETRVGDILITRAGPSNRVGICCVVDKVPPRLMISDKIIRFRIVDDLIDARFVALSLSSSETAQILEKKKSGMASSQMNITQDRLRALPILLPPREEQVRILDEIQQMMIFCDTLEEKLRSKKKTAERLATAAIASLTGISTPQQEEPMKVPKTELKAPVRLGTAQPPNNMQAPLASLLARHNGEMGANDLWQRFGGEVDAFYAQLKTEVMHGWIAEPTGAQMLEKEAD, from the coding sequence ATGGATGCCAAACAGTTTTTGGCTGAGTTCGGACACATCGCCAATGCACCGGGCGGTGTACAACGCCTTCGGGAAATGATTTATCAGCTAGCTGTGACAGGCTTGTTAAGTCAACAAGTTGAAGATGCCGAGAGTCTGCTACAAGATATTGAGTTGGAGCGAGAGAAGCTGATAAAGAAGGGCAAATACAAGCGAATACCCAAGCTGGAAAAAGAGCCATTGCTGGTTGCTCGCAATGCCAGTATTCCTAAGACTTGGGTGTGGACTCGTTTGTTAGATATTGGTGAAATTAGCCCGAAAAATAAGTTAGACGATGAAGAAGAAAAAATAGCTGATTTCATACCCATGAGCGGTATTTCTGAGTTGCATAAGGCAATATTAGTTAGTGAAATTAGACGATGGGATGAAATTAAAAAAGGGTACACCCATTTTGCTAATAATGACATCGTGGTTGCAAAGATTACCCCATGTTTTGAGAATGGAAAAGCGGCTGTTATTCGGGGTTTGCAAAGCGAATGGGGAATAGGTGCAGGTACTACTGAGTTACATGTGGTTCGTCTGATCCACGAAGGTGTATTGCCTGATTATGTTTATATTTTTCTTCGTTCCCCTTATTTTAAAGTCGAAGGCGAAAAAAATATGACGGGAACAGCGGGGCAGAAGCGCTTACCTACAGAGTTTTTTGCTACTTATCCTTTTCCCTTGCCTCCAACTGAGGAACAATCCCGTATCGTCGCCAAAGTCGATGAACTCATGGCGCTTTGCGACAAGCTCGAAGCCCAACAACAGAAAAAACGCAAATTACAGAACAAGTGGCGTCAGTCTGTCTTGCAAGCTGTTGCCAATGCGGAAAGCCCGAAAGAGTTGCAAGATAGCTGGAAGCGGTTAGCGGGGCATTTCTCGTATCTGTTTGCTGAGGCGGAGGATGTTGCAGAACTTCGCAACTTGGTTATGGATTTAGGTGTCAGTGGCAGATTAACTTGCTTAGATTCATCAGACACGCCTGTATCCGATCTACTGGAAATGATAAAAAGTGCAAAAAGAAATAGTATCCAAAAAGGTGAAATTAAAGCTCTAAAACCTGTGGTCGGTGAGGTTTTAGGGGAGTCTTTTGTGCCTGCTCACTGGTCTCAAATAGTGCTTGATGATGCATTGGCAATGATAGATTCAGGCTGGAGTCCTAAGTGTATGGATAAACCAAAAAATGATGATGATAATTGGGGGATATTGAAAACAACAGCAGTGCAGAAGTTGCAATTTATTTCCCACGAAAATAAGCAATTACCAGTTTCCCTGAAACCAAAACCCCAATATGAGACAAGGGTTGGAGATATTTTGATTACTCGTGCTGGTCCCAGTAATAGAGTCGGAATATGCTGTGTTGTTGATAAAGTTCCTCCTAGACTAATGATTTCAGACAAGATCATCCGTTTTCGTATAGTCGATGATTTAATTGATGCAAGATTCGTTGCCTTATCTTTGTCATCAAGTGAAACAGCTCAAATTCTAGAAAAAAAGAAATCGGGTATGGCTTCAAGTCAGATGAATATCACACAAGATAGGTTAAGGGCATTGCCAATCTTGCTGCCGCCACGAGAAGAACAAGTACGCATACTGGATGAGATCCAACAAATGATGATCTTCTGTGACACATTGGAAGAAAAGCTTCGTTCTAAGAAAAAGACCGCTGAGCGATTGGCGACGGCTGCTATTGCCAGTCTGACTGGTATTTCCACCCCACAACAGGAAGAACCCATGAAAGTCCCAAAAACCGAATTAAAAGCCCCGGTACGTTTGGGGACAGCCCAACCACCCAATAATATGCAAGCCCCATTGGCAAGCCTGCTTGCCCGCCATAATGGCGAAATGGGCGCAAATGACCTGTGGCAGCGCTTCGGCGGGGAAGTCGACGCTTTCTACGCCCAGCTTAAAACCGAAGTGATGCACGGCTGGATTGCCGAACCCACGGGGGCGCAAATGCTGGAGAAGGAGGCCGACTGA
- a CDS encoding AAA family ATPase, translated as MRLQRLWLKQFRNLRDVTVNFAEYYEPSPRQPADAKPKPIRSYALIGQNGTGKSNLMEALITIFRDVDLDRDAAFDYELEYQIRERQVRLKANISKQKRPFVWVDDKSESQGYLLQNRDLLPAHIFAYYSGRNERMETLFQEHQRRFNRRQEITAEEVLPAHILNNLSNTEADRRKMADLRRQEENKQLKQFGDDRLRRLFYCRDGHSQLVLLACLLSNDPVFQKILENLNIESLESALFVLKQPHRLRRLEEDDIKQGDPRFWYARGNVVSEFLDKLWQIAWAPIQHEESKLIDFRGRHEKQKQLYLFVPDKDKLRELGELIGSPSSFFRYAEGAYIGDLIEEIRITVKKRDEHGGKISFTQLSEGELQMLTVLGLMRITHEDDCLFLLDEPDTHLNPIWKLRYFNDIESVMKPRPDAIIKGESQVLITTHDPLMIGGLKREQVHILRKYGQGTEIVQPDEHPQGMGVSGLLKSEIFGLPSTLDAQTMDDLQRRNDLLAKRREVGLKPSEEQELEYLVTRLEDLGFSREYRDPMYQLFIEQMYKVRRKPLNETLTKDEIQEQNKLAEQIIEKLVKAERIDQLSQIAQELAIKG; from the coding sequence ATGCGACTGCAACGCCTGTGGCTCAAACAGTTCCGAAACCTGCGTGATGTAACGGTGAACTTCGCCGAGTATTACGAACCTTCACCAAGGCAGCCAGCCGATGCGAAGCCAAAACCCATCCGTAGCTATGCGCTAATCGGTCAGAACGGCACAGGCAAATCCAACCTGATGGAAGCCCTGATCACAATTTTTCGTGACGTTGATCTCGATCGAGATGCAGCTTTCGATTACGAACTGGAATATCAGATTCGTGAGCGGCAAGTCAGACTCAAAGCCAATATAAGTAAGCAAAAGCGCCCCTTTGTCTGGGTGGACGATAAAAGCGAGTCACAAGGCTATCTGCTGCAAAACAGGGATTTATTACCTGCCCACATTTTCGCTTACTATTCCGGACGCAACGAACGGATGGAAACCCTCTTTCAGGAGCACCAACGCCGCTTTAACCGTCGTCAGGAAATCACCGCCGAAGAAGTATTGCCCGCACATATCCTGAATAACCTCTCCAACACCGAAGCTGACCGCCGCAAGATGGCGGATTTGCGCAGGCAGGAAGAAAACAAGCAGTTAAAACAGTTTGGTGATGACCGCTTGCGGCGGCTGTTTTACTGCCGTGACGGACACAGCCAACTGGTGTTATTGGCTTGCCTACTTTCCAATGATCCCGTTTTTCAGAAAATACTCGAAAACCTGAATATCGAGTCACTGGAATCTGCCTTGTTCGTGCTCAAACAACCACACCGCCTGCGCCGTCTGGAAGAGGATGACATCAAGCAAGGCGACCCACGTTTCTGGTACGCACGCGGCAATGTGGTATCCGAGTTTCTGGATAAACTTTGGCAAATCGCATGGGCCCCCATTCAACACGAAGAATCCAAACTGATTGATTTTCGTGGCAGGCATGAAAAACAAAAACAACTTTACCTGTTTGTCCCTGACAAAGACAAACTACGTGAACTAGGTGAATTGATAGGCTCACCCAGTAGCTTTTTCCGCTATGCCGAAGGTGCATATATTGGTGACCTGATCGAAGAAATCCGCATTACCGTCAAAAAACGCGACGAACACGGCGGTAAAATCAGCTTCACCCAACTTTCTGAAGGTGAACTACAAATGCTAACAGTCTTGGGGCTGATGCGTATTACCCATGAAGATGACTGCTTATTCCTGCTAGACGAGCCAGATACTCACCTCAACCCAATCTGGAAACTGCGCTATTTTAATGATATTGAGAGCGTTATGAAACCACGTCCTGATGCAATAATAAAAGGTGAATCACAAGTCTTGATCACCACACACGATCCATTGATGATTGGTGGTCTCAAGCGTGAACAGGTGCATATTCTGCGTAAATATGGTCAGGGAACTGAAATAGTGCAACCTGATGAGCATCCGCAGGGAATGGGGGTGTCTGGCTTGCTGAAAAGCGAAATCTTTGGTTTGCCATCCACACTTGATGCCCAAACGATGGATGATCTACAGCGCCGTAATGATTTGTTGGCTAAACGCAGAGAAGTAGGCTTAAAACCTAGCGAAGAACAAGAACTGGAATATCTAGTAACTCGATTGGAAGACCTTGGTTTTTCACGTGAATACCGTGATCCAATGTATCAGCTATTTATTGAACAAATGTATAAGGTTCGTCGAAAACCACTAAATGAAACCCTGACCAAGGATGAAATTCAGGAGCAAAACAAACTCGCTGAGCAGATTATTGAAAAACTGGTTAAGGCTGAAAGGATTGATCAGCTCTCACAAATTGCCCAAGAACTGGCAATAAAAGGTTGA
- a CDS encoding Gfo/Idh/MocA family oxidoreductase — protein MPTTDKPRLNWGILSTAKIARTKVIPALQKSAQAHVYGIASRDGEKAKRIAQDLAIPHTYDSYEALLADPNIQVVYIPLPNDQHIEWTQKALQAGKHVLCEKPIGLNSEQVQTLQAFYQQLPEPRPKVMEAFMYRFHAQWQMAKALVQEQRIGELKAIQTIFSYFNADPNNIRNSLELGGGALMDIGCYGVSLARFLFGQEPQRVCGMSEYDPAFGVDRLTTGLLDFGSGQASFTCATQMTPFQRVQIYGTQGRIELEIPFNAPPEQSTRLWVQTVKGIEEHTFAPQDQYTLQAEVFTEAILKDQGIPMDLAESWANMRVMDAIVLSAQEGCFVAL, from the coding sequence ATGCCAACTACTGATAAGCCAAGATTGAATTGGGGCATTCTAAGTACCGCTAAAATTGCACGTACTAAAGTGATCCCCGCACTGCAAAAAAGCGCACAAGCTCACGTTTATGGAATTGCCTCACGCGATGGTGAAAAGGCTAAGCGTATTGCCCAAGACTTAGCTATTCCACACACCTATGACTCCTATGAGGCTTTATTGGCTGACCCTAACATACAAGTCGTCTATATCCCTTTGCCGAATGATCAGCATATCGAGTGGACACAAAAAGCATTACAAGCAGGCAAGCATGTGTTGTGTGAAAAACCCATTGGTTTAAACAGTGAGCAAGTCCAAACACTACAAGCCTTCTATCAGCAATTGCCAGAGCCACGTCCTAAGGTGATGGAAGCGTTTATGTACCGCTTTCATGCACAGTGGCAGATGGCTAAAGCGCTAGTGCAAGAGCAACGTATTGGCGAGCTAAAAGCGATTCAGACTATCTTTTCTTATTTCAATGCTGATCCTAATAACATTCGTAACAGTCTTGAGCTAGGCGGTGGGGCTTTAATGGATATTGGCTGTTATGGTGTGTCGTTAGCACGGTTTTTATTTGGTCAAGAGCCGCAGCGGGTGTGTGGTATGAGTGAGTATGATCCCGCCTTTGGTGTGGATCGTTTAACCACAGGGCTATTGGATTTTGGATCAGGGCAAGCGAGTTTTACCTGTGCTACCCAAATGACACCGTTTCAGCGGGTGCAAATCTATGGCACTCAAGGTCGGATTGAATTAGAGATTCCTTTTAATGCCCCACCTGAACAAAGTACAAGGCTATGGGTGCAAACCGTTAAGGGCATTGAAGAACATACGTTTGCTCCCCAAGATCAATATACCTTGCAGGCAGAGGTGTTCACTGAAGCGATTTTAAAGGATCAAGGCATACCAATGGATTTAGCCGAGTCTTGGGCTAATATGCGAGTGATGGATGCAATAGTGTTAAGTGCGCAAGAGGGGTGTTTTGTAGCTTTGTAA
- a CDS encoding transposase: protein MSTIETILSQMSSVAKPQRQFLLTLFNALMYLPSRVNFRNLGRYSDCHEKTFSRWFSRSFDFLAFNLLILQDVLHGKGERIAAIDASFVPKSGRKSYGLRLVLERLTGAGATRTRIILVSAGGRDPQHGTYTLSARQTPTLPRSTRKGQSQPANTKDKTKVKHPPFVGAPLPTRMDSYLGQLQHAITVLLGCGIRYLVADSFYAKTKFVSGIRELNLHLISKLRQDADLRWLYTGAQKPKGRHRQYSGKVSFDDLSRFERVGELDGQRVYTATVNSPTFKQIVRIVYLVREANGKTASALLFSTDTDCPALDILRYYQARFQIEFLFRGCQATHRAV from the coding sequence ATGTCCACAATAGAAACGATTCTGAGCCAAATGTCCAGTGTGGCGAAACCGCAGCGCCAGTTTTTGCTGACCTTGTTCAATGCGCTGATGTACCTGCCCAGCCGTGTCAACTTCCGCAACCTTGGACGTTACAGTGACTGCCATGAAAAGACTTTTTCACGCTGGTTTTCACGTTCCTTTGATTTTCTAGCGTTCAACCTGCTGATCTTACAGGATGTCCTGCATGGCAAGGGGGAACGTATTGCGGCTATTGATGCCAGTTTCGTGCCTAAAAGCGGGCGCAAGAGTTATGGCCTTAGACTGGTTTTGGAACGGCTCACAGGGGCAGGCGCAACGCGGACAAGAATTATCCTTGTTAGCGCTGGTGGACGTGACCCACAACACGGTACTTACACCTTATCCGCCCGCCAAACGCCTACGTTGCCGCGCTCAACCCGCAAGGGTCAAAGCCAACCCGCCAACACCAAAGACAAAACCAAGGTGAAACACCCACCCTTCGTTGGTGCGCCGCTCCCCACGCGGATGGATAGCTACCTTGGACAGCTTCAACACGCCATCACAGTCCTGCTGGGGTGTGGCATCCGTTATCTCGTCGCGGATAGCTTTTATGCCAAAACTAAGTTTGTCAGTGGCATCAGGGAACTCAACTTGCATTTGATCAGCAAGTTACGTCAGGACGCCGACTTACGGTGGCTGTACACGGGCGCACAAAAACCCAAGGGTCGTCACCGCCAGTACAGCGGCAAAGTCAGTTTTGACGACTTATCACGTTTTGAACGGGTCGGAGAGCTGGACGGGCAGCGTGTTTACACCGCTACTGTTAACAGCCCGACGTTCAAACAGATAGTGCGCATCGTCTATCTGGTGCGCGAAGCAAACGGCAAGACCGCTAGCGCACTGCTGTTCAGTACCGACACGGATTGCCCTGCATTAGACATCCTGCGTTACTACCAAGCGCGTTTCCAGATAGAATTTTTGTTCCGGGGATGCCAAGCAACACACCGGGCTGTGTGA
- the rlmA gene encoding 23S rRNA (guanine(745)-N(1))-methyltransferase: MDWRCPVCHTALKLENTIYRCVNSHTYDRAKEGYVNLLLAHKKKSADPGDSKAMLLSRRMFLEQGYYQPLADALAQTIANYAQGQAQTLLDIGCGEGYYLDQIIQNNPTLQIWGIDIARDAARLAAKRLPSMHFAVASSADLPLADNSVDIVTTVFAPINEAEVVRVLKPNGIWLWVRPGANHLYQLRDLIYAQARLHNTELALPDSLQLLSTQPIQYVLSLQDSKSIEALLAMTPYYWSASLETQQTVKHLSQLTIQVDFQLLALQKSVF; the protein is encoded by the coding sequence ATGGATTGGCGTTGTCCGGTGTGTCATACCGCTTTAAAGCTAGAAAATACTATCTATCGCTGTGTAAACAGCCACACTTACGACCGCGCTAAAGAGGGCTATGTCAACCTACTCCTTGCTCATAAAAAGAAATCGGCGGATCCGGGTGATTCTAAAGCGATGCTTTTAAGTCGGCGTATGTTTTTAGAACAAGGCTATTATCAACCGCTAGCCGATGCTTTAGCCCAAACAATCGCTAACTATGCTCAAGGTCAAGCTCAAACCCTCTTAGATATTGGCTGTGGCGAGGGATATTACTTAGACCAGATCATACAAAATAACCCTACTCTTCAAATTTGGGGCATTGATATTGCACGCGATGCGGCACGTCTTGCTGCAAAACGTTTGCCTAGTATGCACTTTGCTGTGGCGTCGAGCGCTGATTTGCCACTGGCAGATAATAGTGTGGATATAGTCACTACGGTATTTGCCCCCATTAATGAAGCAGAAGTAGTACGGGTCTTAAAACCTAATGGTATTTGGCTGTGGGTGCGTCCGGGCGCTAATCATCTGTATCAGCTTCGGGACTTGATCTATGCTCAAGCACGCCTGCATAACACTGAGTTAGCGTTACCGGATAGCTTGCAATTACTCAGTACCCAACCGATCCAATATGTACTTAGTTTGCAGGACTCGAAAAGTATTGAAGCGCTATTAGCTATGACACCTTACTACTGGAGTGCGTCGTTAGAAACGCAACAAACGGTTAAGCACTTAAGCCAGCTAACAATCCAAGTTGATTTTCAACTATTAGCCCTACAAAAATCCGTATTTTAA
- a CDS encoding cytochrome b, with the protein MALRNTTEHYGSLSIALHWLMALAIISLYFVGDYMVELTYYDKLYHTLPHLHKSIGVLVGLALVLRLAWLYSHPHPTKLATTPEWQHTLARLGHIGLYVLILALIISGYLISTAKGKGIEVFNWFEIPALLAENAERGEIAGKIHEYSATLLMLLVLVHAGAALLHHFYWKDNTLKRMLGRL; encoded by the coding sequence ATGGCGCTCAGAAACACCACCGAGCACTATGGTAGCTTGTCTATAGCCCTCCATTGGCTCATGGCGCTAGCCATTATTAGCTTGTACTTCGTAGGCGATTATATGGTTGAACTCACCTACTATGACAAGCTCTATCACACACTGCCTCACCTACACAAATCAATAGGTGTGCTAGTGGGCCTTGCTCTAGTACTACGGTTAGCATGGCTTTATAGCCACCCACACCCTACTAAACTCGCCACTACACCAGAATGGCAACACACACTAGCGCGTTTGGGACATATAGGCTTATATGTATTAATCCTCGCACTTATTATTAGTGGCTATCTTATTTCTACCGCCAAAGGTAAAGGCATAGAAGTTTTTAACTGGTTTGAGATACCCGCTTTACTAGCTGAAAATGCTGAGCGTGGTGAAATAGCCGGAAAAATCCATGAATATAGTGCCACGCTATTAATGTTATTAGTGCTAGTACATGCGGGTGCGGCACTATTGCATCACTTTTATTGGAAAGATAACACACTAAAGCGCATGTTAGGACGCTTATAA
- a CDS encoding YceI family protein, with translation MMKTLLATSLLALSLLGTQAYAEDYKIDTEGMHSAIQFRIKHLGYSWLYGRFNDFAGTFSYDAAKPEASKVAVTIKTTSVDSNHAERDKHLRSADFLNVEKFPEAKFESTAFKAGADGKSTIEGNLTLNGVTKPVTLNVEEIGAGDDPWGGYRRGFEGKTSFTLADFGINYDLGPASKEVELTLSVEGIRQ, from the coding sequence ATCATGAAAACCTTATTAGCTACTTCATTATTAGCCCTAAGTTTATTAGGTACTCAAGCCTATGCCGAAGATTACAAAATCGATACGGAAGGCATGCATAGTGCTATTCAATTTCGCATTAAGCATTTAGGCTATAGTTGGTTATATGGACGCTTCAATGATTTTGCGGGCACATTTAGCTATGACGCAGCGAAACCTGAAGCATCAAAAGTCGCTGTGACCATTAAAACCACTAGCGTTGACTCTAATCATGCTGAGCGTGATAAACACTTACGTAGTGCTGATTTTTTAAATGTAGAGAAATTTCCTGAAGCTAAATTTGAAAGTACTGCTTTTAAAGCGGGAGCTGATGGTAAAAGCACTATCGAAGGTAATCTAACCCTCAACGGAGTCACTAAACCTGTGACATTAAATGTAGAAGAAATCGGTGCAGGTGATGATCCTTGGGGCGGCTATCGTCGTGGTTTTGAGGGCAAAACCAGTTTTACTTTAGCGGATTTTGGTATTAATTATGATTTAGGGCCTGCTTCTAAAGAAGTAGAACTAACCTTATCAGTAGAAGGGATACGTCAATAA
- a CDS encoding response regulator transcription factor, translating into MYNALIVEDTEETSIWLKKILETAFAGIKITICTNCAETRTFIQQNTISLALVDINLPDGSGLDLITEIRQLFKDAYIITTTIFDDDDHILTALRNGANGYLLKDLAETIFIQKLRGILTGDPPLSPSIARKILHCFAESANKPSAVSTNDNIGNNHIAPTLSPREQDVLILVAKGFSRKEIAELLHLSSNTVARYIRDVYQKLNISSRAEAAVEACRMGLVGTEM; encoded by the coding sequence ATGTATAACGCTCTGATAGTTGAAGATACAGAAGAAACCAGTATTTGGTTAAAAAAAATACTAGAAACGGCATTTGCTGGCATAAAAATCACTATTTGTACTAACTGCGCAGAAACTCGTACATTTATCCAGCAAAATACGATTAGTTTAGCGCTAGTAGATATTAATCTTCCTGATGGTAGTGGTTTAGATCTCATTACTGAAATTAGGCAGCTTTTTAAAGATGCTTATATTATCACCACTACTATTTTTGATGACGATGATCATATTCTCACCGCTCTGCGTAATGGTGCAAATGGCTATTTATTAAAAGATTTGGCTGAAACTATTTTTATTCAAAAACTGCGTGGCATTTTAACCGGTGATCCTCCCTTGTCACCCAGCATTGCTCGCAAAATACTGCATTGCTTTGCAGAATCGGCTAACAAACCTAGCGCTGTGTCTACGAATGACAACATAGGGAATAATCATATCGCACCGACCTTAAGTCCACGCGAGCAAGATGTATTAATTCTGGTAGCTAAGGGGTTCAGCCGCAAAGAAATTGCTGAACTACTACACTTATCTAGTAATACCGTGGCACGCTATATTCGGGATGTGTATCAAAAGCTGAATATTTCGAGTCGGGCGGAAGCCGCTGTAGAAGCTTGTCGTATGGGTTTAGTAGGTACGGAAATGTAA